One uncultured Alphaproteobacteria bacterium genomic region harbors:
- the nifW gene encoding Nitrogenase-stabilizing/protective protein NifW, whose protein sequence is MTDWQDEMHDCESAEDFFELFGVPYDPHLLRVHRLHILQRFHDELAVRALPESPPDRFAAHAAALAAAHAAFAVSTPQAERIFRVFQSLPGEPAFVPLASLPPKPH, encoded by the coding sequence ATGACCGATTGGCAGGACGAGATGCACGACTGCGAATCCGCCGAGGATTTCTTCGAGCTGTTCGGCGTGCCCTACGATCCGCATCTGCTGAGGGTCCACCGGCTGCATATCCTTCAGCGCTTCCACGACGAGTTGGCGGTGCGCGCGCTGCCCGAGTCGCCCCCGGATCGCTTCGCCGCGCACGCCGCCGCGCTCGCGGCCGCGCATGCGGCCTTCGCCGTGTCGACGCCGCAGGCGGAACGGATCTTCCGCGTCTTTCAGTCGCTGCCGGGCGAGCCCGCGTTCGTGCCGCTCGCGTCGCTGCCGCCGAAGCCGCATTGA